In Kordia antarctica, the following proteins share a genomic window:
- a CDS encoding cell division protein ZapA: MENQLKIKLTIADRVYPLTIAAGQEEGLRKAAKKIESMIKQFEQSYAVRDKQDVLAMCALQFASQVEQKAIDKETNQTALEEKLKALDELLKAQLSS, translated from the coding sequence ATGGAAAATCAGCTCAAAATAAAGCTTACTATTGCGGATAGAGTGTATCCGTTAACTATTGCAGCAGGTCAAGAAGAAGGACTTCGGAAAGCGGCAAAGAAAATAGAAAGTATGATCAAGCAGTTTGAGCAAAGTTACGCAGTAAGAGACAAGCAAGATGTATTGGCAATGTGTGCCTTACAATTTGCCTCGCAAGTGGAACAAAAAGCCATAGATAAAGAGACGAATCAAACAGCATTAGAAGAAAAATTAAAAGCGCTCGACGAGTTATTGAAAGCGCAGCTTAGTTCATAA
- a CDS encoding alkaline phosphatase family protein, with protein MKNKLIFIFLDGIGLGKDEATNPFTQVPMPTLFSLVGENLTHSTHVEKQGFLLKGIDACLGVDGVPQSATGQSSLFTGYNAQAFLGHHLMAYPNDELIGLINKRSIFKYAEEHNIKSIFANSYTDGFFKAFDRNSTNYSVTTRCVLAGKSRFNTLDDLIAGNAVHWDITNVTLQDLPNNRVPLIAPFKAGENLKNITNEYDLILFECFLPDLIGHRKNMEKSVEFLEILDEFLRGILHDKSENIHIVISSDHGNMEDLSYGGHSKNEVPLIVIGKEAQQFSEVKGIDEIFDTMFSKLFNVGSK; from the coding sequence ATGAAAAATAAGCTAATATTTATTTTTTTAGATGGAATTGGCTTAGGGAAAGATGAAGCTACAAATCCATTTACCCAAGTTCCTATGCCAACACTATTTAGTTTAGTTGGAGAGAATTTAACACACAGTACACATGTTGAAAAACAAGGTTTTCTACTAAAGGGAATTGATGCTTGTTTGGGAGTTGATGGAGTTCCGCAAAGTGCAACTGGGCAATCATCGCTATTCACAGGATACAATGCGCAAGCATTTTTGGGACATCATTTAATGGCATATCCAAATGATGAATTGATTGGACTTATTAATAAAAGATCCATCTTTAAATATGCCGAAGAACACAATATAAAAAGCATCTTTGCGAATTCCTACACAGACGGATTTTTCAAAGCGTTTGACAGAAATTCTACAAATTACAGTGTCACTACTCGTTGTGTATTAGCGGGAAAAAGCAGATTTAACACACTAGACGATCTCATTGCTGGAAATGCTGTTCATTGGGATATTACAAATGTAACCTTACAAGATTTACCGAACAATAGAGTTCCTTTAATCGCTCCTTTCAAAGCTGGAGAAAATCTGAAAAATATAACAAATGAGTATGATTTAATTCTCTTTGAATGTTTCTTGCCAGATTTAATAGGACACAGAAAAAACATGGAGAAATCTGTTGAATTTTTAGAAATATTAGACGAATTTCTCAGAGGAATTCTTCATGATAAATCTGAAAATATTCATATAGTAATCAGCAGCGATCACGGAAACATGGAAGACCTTTCGTATGGCGGACACAGTAAAAACGAAGTTCCTTTAATAGTTATTGGCAAAGAAGCACAACAATTCTCGGAAGTAAAAGGAATTGATGAAATATTCGATACGATGTTTTCAAAATTATTTAATGTTGGTTCGAAATAA
- the fabD gene encoding ACP S-malonyltransferase, giving the protein MKKTYLFPGQGSQRKGMGGELFDEFPALVKKADKILGYSIKELCLENPDQKLNQTQYTQPALYVVNALSYEKKLKDGEKEPDFVAGHSLGEYNALLAAGVFSFESGLRLVKKRGELMSEAKNGGMAAILNSSEEQIQEILKDAKLSTIDIANLNASSQIVISGLREDINSAQPFFEKADVMFIPLNTSGAFHSRYMKEAADEFGKFIKKKRFNKSKIDVIANVTGKPYDQSNTSQHLVDQLFNSVRWSESMTYLLQQEDMEFEELGVGDVLTKLTGYIKKDFAKTQGQSVEKKEVATPTASNETKEPAKKEEPKTQVAKGNISSGATKLVAQWNETNPIGTKVISDFYENELETRSQATILFGHRAAVYMKGYNGYFDLREVKLAQK; this is encoded by the coding sequence ATGAAAAAAACATATTTATTTCCTGGACAAGGTTCTCAAAGAAAAGGAATGGGAGGAGAGCTTTTTGACGAGTTTCCTGCGTTGGTAAAAAAGGCAGATAAAATATTGGGATATTCTATCAAGGAACTTTGTTTAGAAAATCCAGATCAGAAATTAAATCAAACACAATATACGCAACCTGCATTATATGTTGTCAATGCGTTATCATATGAAAAGAAACTAAAAGACGGAGAAAAAGAACCAGATTTCGTAGCAGGTCACAGTTTAGGTGAGTACAATGCATTACTAGCAGCTGGCGTATTTAGTTTTGAAAGTGGTTTGAGACTTGTTAAGAAAAGAGGCGAGTTGATGAGTGAAGCCAAAAATGGTGGAATGGCAGCTATTTTAAATTCTTCGGAAGAACAAATTCAAGAAATACTAAAAGATGCAAAATTATCTACTATTGATATTGCAAACTTAAATGCTTCTTCTCAAATTGTTATTTCAGGTTTACGAGAAGACATTAATAGCGCGCAACCATTTTTTGAAAAGGCAGATGTTATGTTTATTCCATTAAACACAAGTGGCGCTTTTCACTCACGATACATGAAAGAAGCGGCAGACGAATTTGGAAAATTTATCAAGAAAAAAAGATTCAACAAATCAAAAATTGATGTCATTGCCAATGTTACAGGGAAACCTTATGATCAGAGCAATACGTCTCAGCACTTAGTAGATCAGTTGTTTAATAGTGTAAGATGGTCCGAAAGTATGACTTATTTATTACAACAAGAAGACATGGAATTTGAAGAGTTAGGCGTTGGTGACGTACTTACCAAACTGACTGGATATATTAAAAAGGATTTTGCAAAAACGCAAGGTCAATCAGTAGAGAAAAAAGAAGTAGCAACACCAACTGCTTCAAACGAAACTAAAGAACCAGCTAAAAAAGAAGAACCAAAAACACAAGTTGCTAAAGGAAACATATCTTCAGGTGCTACAAAACTGGTTGCACAATGGAATGAAACTAATCCGATTGGAACAAAAGTAATTTCTGATTTCTATGAAAATGAATTAGAAACCAGATCACAAGCAACCATATTATTTGGACATCGTGCAGCAGTATATATGAAAGGATATAACGGATATTTTGACCTAAGAGAAGTGAAACTTGCTCAAAAATAA
- a CDS encoding TonB-dependent receptor — translation MKAIQSILFFSFLLFANFIIAQTATVRGVILDTNNKPVEAVNIKTSVGTGTQTNKNGFFMIVIPSDEKVTLTFSHIAHKNITLTVQLKNGEDYEIFPLLSKTAEQIGTVVLDTRNRKAVEGIQTVSAETVRLIPGANPGVENLLMSFPGVNNNNELSTQYSVRGGNYDENLVYVNEIEVYRPFLVRSGQQEGLSFVNTDLVQNVDFSAGGFQAKYGDKLSSVLDITYKKPVRFGGRVNLSLLGGSASIETSSNDSKFSTISGIRYRDNSLLVNSKQTETNFKPRFVDFQTYMTYKFSDKFHLNFLGNIAFNDYDYEPLTRQTNFGTLQDPIALLVFYQGREEDRYRTYFGALKGNYYLNDDVTLKFIASAYHTTEQEHFDILAQYRLGEVNTNIGDQDLGSVEFSEGIGSQLSHGRNDLDALIVNAEHKGSYRINGDENQVDWGIKYTHEDIRDRLIEWEVIDSAGFSIRPPLPQFSNNQPYTPYEGPLEPFQTVRARNNTQIDRVSGFAQWSKQSTLGEHEVWTNIGVRAHSWTVNGDGIESKTQAVFSPRGQIAIKPNWEKDMLFRLSGGFYHQPPFYRELRGANGVVNPNVKAQQSIHVVLGNDYSFKLWDRPFKLTSEAYYKSLSDVNAYTIENVRIRYRADNVADAYAYGLDLRMNGEFVPGTESWVSFGYLKTEENINNRGYISRPTDQRLKFAVLFQDYMPAIPNLKLYLNLTYNTGLPGGSPSYSDPYQFQSKLPDYKRADVGFSYVIVDQERQFDKGSWLHAFKELNVGFEIFNVFDVQNSITNTWVRDVYTKRQFGIPNYLTGRVFNVKLGMRF, via the coding sequence TTGAAAGCTATACAATCCATCCTTTTTTTCAGTTTTTTATTGTTTGCCAATTTTATAATTGCGCAAACAGCAACTGTTAGAGGCGTTATTTTAGACACAAATAATAAACCTGTTGAAGCGGTAAATATTAAAACTTCCGTCGGAACGGGAACGCAAACCAATAAAAATGGCTTTTTTATGATTGTGATTCCTTCGGATGAAAAAGTGACGCTTACGTTTTCGCACATTGCACATAAAAATATTACGTTGACAGTTCAGTTGAAAAACGGCGAAGATTACGAAATTTTTCCGTTGCTGTCTAAAACTGCCGAACAAATAGGAACGGTTGTGTTAGATACGCGCAATCGAAAAGCAGTTGAAGGAATACAGACGGTTTCTGCGGAAACTGTTCGGTTGATTCCTGGTGCCAATCCTGGTGTGGAAAATTTATTGATGTCTTTTCCTGGTGTAAATAATAATAATGAGTTGAGTACGCAATATTCGGTTCGTGGTGGAAATTACGATGAAAATTTAGTGTATGTCAACGAAATTGAAGTCTATCGTCCGTTTTTAGTACGTTCAGGACAACAAGAAGGATTGAGTTTTGTGAATACGGATTTGGTTCAGAATGTAGATTTTTCTGCTGGTGGATTTCAAGCAAAGTATGGCGACAAACTTTCGTCTGTATTAGATATTACGTATAAAAAACCGGTTCGCTTTGGCGGAAGAGTCAATCTGAGTTTACTTGGCGGAAGTGCTTCTATTGAAACTTCTAGTAATGATAGTAAGTTTTCTACCATTTCTGGGATTCGATACAGAGACAATAGTTTGTTAGTAAATAGCAAACAGACAGAAACCAATTTTAAACCGCGTTTTGTAGATTTTCAAACGTATATGACGTATAAATTCTCTGATAAGTTTCACTTAAACTTTTTAGGGAATATTGCTTTTAATGATTACGATTATGAACCATTAACACGTCAAACAAACTTTGGAACTTTACAAGATCCGATTGCATTATTGGTGTTTTATCAAGGTCGAGAAGAAGATCGTTACCGAACGTATTTTGGAGCTTTGAAAGGAAATTATTATTTGAATGATGATGTAACTTTGAAATTTATCGCGTCAGCATATCATACTACAGAACAAGAACATTTTGACATTTTAGCACAATATAGACTTGGAGAAGTGAATACCAATATTGGCGATCAAGATTTGGGAAGTGTTGAATTTAGTGAAGGAATTGGTTCGCAATTGAGTCACGGAAGAAACGATTTGGACGCATTAATTGTGAATGCAGAACATAAAGGAAGTTATAGAATTAACGGAGATGAAAACCAAGTAGATTGGGGAATTAAGTACACACATGAAGATATTCGTGATCGATTGATTGAATGGGAAGTGATTGATTCTGCTGGATTCTCGATTCGTCCGCCATTGCCACAATTTTCAAACAATCAGCCATATACGCCGTATGAAGGTCCATTAGAACCTTTTCAAACCGTTCGCGCTCGAAATAATACACAAATTGATCGTGTTTCAGGATTTGCACAATGGAGCAAACAATCAACGCTTGGCGAACATGAAGTTTGGACAAATATTGGTGTTCGCGCGCATAGTTGGACAGTAAACGGAGACGGAATTGAGAGTAAAACACAAGCCGTTTTTAGTCCGAGAGGACAAATTGCGATTAAGCCAAATTGGGAGAAAGATATGTTGTTTCGTTTGTCTGGAGGATTTTATCATCAACCGCCATTTTACCGCGAATTGCGTGGCGCAAATGGTGTTGTGAATCCGAATGTAAAAGCACAACAATCTATTCATGTCGTTTTAGGAAACGATTATAGTTTCAAACTTTGGGACAGACCTTTTAAGCTGACAAGTGAAGCGTATTATAAGAGTTTATCTGATGTAAATGCGTATACAATTGAAAACGTTCGAATTCGTTATCGTGCAGATAATGTGGCAGATGCGTATGCGTATGGTTTGGATTTACGTATGAATGGAGAGTTTGTTCCTGGAACGGAAAGTTGGGTAAGTTTTGGATATTTGAAAACGGAAGAAAATATTAATAATCGTGGATATATTAGCAGACCAACCGATCAACGTTTGAAGTTTGCAGTGTTGTTTCAAGATTATATGCCCGCAATTCCAAATTTGAAATTATACTTGAATTTAACATATAATACAGGATTGCCTGGCGGATCGCCGAGTTATTCTGATCCATATCAATTTCAAAGTAAATTACCTGATTATAAACGTGCTGACGTTGGATTCTCGTATGTTATTGTAGATCAAGAACGACAGTTTGACAAAGGAAGTTGGTTGCACGCATTTAAAGAACTGAATGTAGGTTTTGAGATTTTCAATGTGTTCGATGTCCAAAACTCAATTACCAATACGTGGGTTCGTGATGTGTATACAAAACGTCAGTTTGGAATCCCAAATTACCTCACAGGTCGTGTGTTTAATGTGAAGTTGGGAATGCGGTTTTGA
- a CDS encoding M23 family metallopeptidase — translation MYRLFYIFLCCFSVAFSQNKYPQNDFRSPLDIPIILSGTFGELRSNHFHSGIDIKTKQKEGFEVFAIGDGHVSRIKIQHWGFGKALYITHSNGYTSVYAHLKKLAPKLEAYLKKQQYNKERYEIQLYPTADELMLKKGEVIAYSGNSGSSGGPHLHFEIRDAASKPMNPMLFGIDVKDSHYPTVNGLFAYALSDSAQINSSNKIVQLQLKKDKEENSFIADKVFASGEIGLGVNSYDKQDLAFNKNGIYELESFVNGVKNFSYSFKKFSFGESRYINTLIDYERYKEKKQRVQRCFVTPANKLSIYNDVVNNGILKIEEGKEYTIVLKVKDFKNNTTTITVPIVGKKQNITQKKKETVTNHLITRNAAHTIKEDLVSVYIPKQAFYEDFYFELAKDKKGRYTIHNDKVPAHKNFVITFDVSSYTEKERKQLFIASLDRKKKPSYSSTKKKGTKFTTSTKNLGTYFLAKDTIPPKVRPINFAKDKWISNKKYLKIKVTDDLSGVRSYRGTINGKWVLFEYDAKKGMLIYNFSDLIFEEAKHNLKLIVTDNVGNNTTFTSTFFRKN, via the coding sequence ATGTACAGACTGTTTTATATTTTTTTATGTTGCTTTTCCGTTGCTTTTTCTCAAAATAAATATCCGCAAAACGATTTTAGATCGCCGCTCGATATTCCAATTATTTTATCGGGAACTTTTGGCGAACTGAGAAGCAATCATTTTCACTCAGGAATTGATATTAAAACAAAACAAAAAGAAGGTTTTGAAGTTTTTGCCATTGGCGACGGACACGTTTCTCGTATAAAAATTCAGCATTGGGGATTTGGAAAAGCGTTGTATATCACACATTCAAACGGTTATACTTCCGTATATGCGCATTTGAAAAAGTTAGCACCAAAATTAGAAGCGTATTTAAAAAAACAACAATATAATAAGGAACGCTACGAAATTCAATTGTATCCAACTGCGGATGAATTAATGTTAAAAAAAGGCGAAGTTATTGCGTATTCAGGAAATAGTGGTTCTTCTGGTGGACCGCATTTACACTTCGAAATTCGTGATGCAGCTTCGAAACCTATGAATCCGATGTTGTTTGGTATTGACGTAAAAGATTCACATTATCCAACAGTAAATGGTTTGTTTGCGTATGCGTTGTCAGATTCTGCTCAAATTAATTCTTCAAATAAAATTGTGCAATTGCAATTGAAAAAAGACAAAGAAGAAAATAGTTTTATTGCTGATAAAGTGTTCGCTTCTGGCGAGATTGGACTCGGCGTAAATTCATATGATAAACAAGATTTAGCATTTAATAAAAATGGAATTTACGAATTGGAAAGTTTTGTAAATGGTGTGAAAAATTTCAGCTACAGCTTTAAAAAATTCTCTTTTGGCGAATCGAGATATATTAATACATTGATTGATTATGAACGTTATAAAGAGAAAAAGCAACGTGTGCAACGCTGTTTTGTAACGCCTGCAAATAAATTGAGTATTTATAATGATGTTGTAAATAACGGAATTCTTAAAATTGAAGAAGGAAAAGAATATACAATTGTATTGAAAGTCAAGGATTTTAAAAATAACACAACGACAATTACAGTTCCTATTGTTGGTAAGAAACAAAACATCACACAAAAGAAAAAAGAAACTGTTACAAATCATTTGATTACGCGAAATGCAGCACACACAATTAAAGAAGATCTTGTGAGCGTATATATTCCGAAACAGGCGTTTTATGAAGATTTTTATTTCGAGCTGGCGAAAGATAAAAAAGGACGCTACACTATTCACAATGATAAAGTACCTGCGCACAAAAATTTTGTCATTACGTTTGATGTTTCAAGCTATACCGAAAAAGAACGCAAACAATTGTTCATTGCAAGTTTGGATCGGAAGAAAAAACCATCTTACAGTAGTACGAAAAAGAAAGGCACAAAATTTACGACAAGTACTAAGAATTTAGGAACTTACTTTCTTGCAAAAGACACAATTCCACCAAAAGTGAGACCTATAAATTTTGCAAAAGACAAGTGGATTTCTAACAAAAAGTATTTAAAAATAAAAGTAACAGATGATCTTTCGGGCGTTCGCAGTTATCGCGGAACGATTAACGGAAAATGGGTTTTATTTGAATATGACGCAAAAAAAGGAATGCTAATTTACAATTTTAGCGATCTTATTTTTGAAGAAGCAAAACATAATTTAAAACTCATCGTTACTGATAATGTTGGAAATAATACTACTTTTACAAGCACCTTTTTTAGAAAAAATTAA
- the rny gene encoding ribonuclease Y — protein MESTTIIIAIAVGVICLIIGFAIAKVLEKKQASSMIQGAKKQASTLLKDAKSNAENVKKDKILQAKEKFLELKAEHEKFILSKDKKMAEAEKRTRDKESQVSSELSKNKKLNQEIEAKVKDYDYRLDFVEKKKTEVEKLHKSQIEQLEVISGLSADEAKEQLVTSLKEEAKSDAMGYIQAKLEEAKMTAQQDAKKIIINTIQRIGTEEAVENCVSVFNIESDDVKGRIIGREGRNIRALEAATGVEIIVDDTPEAIILSCFDSVRREIARLSLHRLVTDGRIHPARIEEIVKKTRKQIDEEIIEVGKRTVIDLGIHGLHPELIKTVGRMKYRSSYGQNLLQHSREVAKLCGVMASELGLNPKLAKRAGLLHDIGKVPDTETEVPHAILGMQWAEKYGEKPEVCNAIGAHHDEIEMVSLLSPIVQVCDAISGARPGARRQVLDSYIQRLKDLEDIAFGFPGVKKAYAIQAGRELRVIVESEKVDDAKAAELSFNISQKIQTDMTYPGQVKITVIRETRAVNIAK, from the coding sequence ATGGAAAGTACAACAATTATAATAGCAATCGCCGTTGGTGTGATTTGCTTAATCATAGGTTTTGCCATTGCAAAGGTTTTGGAGAAGAAACAAGCTTCTTCAATGATACAAGGAGCTAAAAAACAAGCTTCTACTTTATTAAAAGATGCAAAATCGAATGCTGAAAATGTGAAGAAAGACAAGATTCTTCAAGCAAAAGAAAAGTTCTTAGAATTAAAAGCAGAGCACGAAAAGTTTATTTTATCGAAAGATAAGAAAATGGCAGAAGCAGAGAAACGTACACGTGACAAAGAATCGCAAGTTTCTAGCGAATTATCTAAGAATAAAAAACTCAACCAAGAAATAGAAGCAAAAGTAAAAGATTACGACTATCGATTGGATTTTGTAGAAAAGAAAAAAACGGAGGTTGAGAAACTGCACAAAAGTCAAATAGAACAACTAGAAGTAATTTCTGGATTGTCTGCCGACGAAGCAAAAGAGCAATTGGTTACTTCATTAAAGGAAGAAGCGAAATCTGATGCAATGGGCTACATTCAAGCAAAACTTGAAGAAGCTAAAATGACCGCACAACAAGACGCAAAAAAGATAATTATCAATACTATTCAACGTATCGGAACAGAAGAAGCAGTAGAAAACTGTGTTTCTGTATTTAATATTGAATCGGACGATGTAAAAGGTCGTATTATTGGTAGAGAAGGACGAAATATTAGAGCATTAGAAGCTGCAACTGGCGTTGAAATTATTGTAGATGATACACCAGAAGCAATTATTCTTTCCTGTTTTGATTCGGTTCGAAGAGAAATTGCACGTTTATCATTACACAGATTGGTTACTGATGGACGAATTCATCCAGCACGAATTGAAGAAATTGTAAAGAAAACTCGCAAACAAATTGATGAAGAAATTATTGAAGTTGGAAAGCGTACGGTAATCGATTTAGGAATTCACGGATTGCATCCAGAGTTAATAAAAACGGTTGGTAGAATGAAATATCGTTCTTCTTACGGACAAAACTTATTACAACACTCACGTGAAGTAGCAAAACTTTGTGGCGTGATGGCTTCCGAACTCGGATTGAACCCGAAACTTGCTAAAAGAGCAGGATTACTACACGATATCGGAAAAGTGCCAGATACGGAAACAGAAGTGCCACACGCAATTTTAGGAATGCAATGGGCAGAAAAGTATGGGGAAAAACCAGAAGTGTGTAACGCTATTGGAGCGCATCACGATGAAATTGAAATGGTTTCCTTGTTATCACCAATTGTACAAGTGTGTGATGCAATTTCAGGAGCAAGACCAGGCGCGCGTCGTCAAGTATTAGACAGTTACATTCAACGTTTAAAAGACTTGGAAGATATCGCATTCGGATTCCCAGGAGTGAAAAAAGCCTATGCAATTCAGGCAGGTAGAGAATTACGTGTTATTGTAGAAAGCGAAAAGGTAGACGATGCGAAAGCAGCAGAATTATCATTTAATATTTCACAAAAAATTCAAACGGATATGACCTATCCGGGACAAGTGAAAATTACAGTAATTCGAGAAACAAGAGCGGTAAACATCGCAAAATAA
- the xerD gene encoding site-specific tyrosine recombinase XerD, which yields MKWQHLLKDFQIYLKIERGLSENTIINYAHDIEKLMRFLEDNDINLSPLAIDETTIQQFIYEVAKILNARSQTRIISGLKSFFNYLIFEDYRKDNPMELIEAPKIGRKLPDTLALEDIEKLIATIDLSKAEGHRNKAIIETLYGCGLRVSELVGLKLSDLFFDEGFIRVTGKGDKQRFIPISKFTQKHINLYIKGDRIKVKHIPEFSDTVFLNRRGKQLTRVMIFTIIKRLTEKAEIKKNISPHTFRHSFATHLLENGADLRAIQLMLGHESITTTEIYMHVDRSHLAKVMEKYHPRT from the coding sequence ATGAAATGGCAACATTTACTTAAGGATTTTCAGATCTATTTAAAGATTGAGCGTGGTTTATCAGAGAATACAATCATAAATTACGCACATGATATTGAAAAATTGATGCGTTTTTTAGAAGACAACGACATCAACCTTTCTCCTTTGGCTATTGATGAAACTACTATTCAACAATTTATCTATGAAGTTGCAAAAATCTTAAACGCACGATCGCAAACTCGAATTATTTCTGGTTTGAAAAGCTTTTTTAATTATTTAATTTTTGAAGATTACAGAAAAGACAATCCAATGGAATTGATTGAAGCACCAAAGATTGGTAGAAAACTTCCTGATACTTTAGCACTAGAAGATATTGAAAAACTTATTGCCACTATTGATTTAAGCAAAGCAGAAGGACACAGAAATAAAGCTATTATTGAAACTTTATACGGTTGCGGTTTGCGCGTAAGCGAATTGGTTGGTTTAAAACTGTCCGATTTATTTTTTGATGAAGGATTTATCAGAGTGACAGGAAAAGGCGACAAACAACGATTTATTCCTATAAGTAAATTTACCCAAAAACATATCAACCTATACATAAAAGGAGATCGAATAAAAGTAAAACACATTCCTGAATTTAGTGATACGGTTTTTTTAAACAGACGCGGAAAACAATTAACACGTGTCATGATTTTTACTATTATTAAGCGTTTAACCGAGAAAGCAGAAATCAAGAAAAATATATCACCGCATACATTCCGTCATTCATTTGCAACGCATTTATTAGAGAATGGAGCCGATTTGCGCGCCATACAACTCATGTTAGGACACGAAAGCATTACAACTACCGAAATCTACATGCATGTTGATAGAAGTCATTTGGCAAAAGTGATGGAAAAATATCATCCAAGAACATAA
- a CDS encoding 4'-phosphopantetheinyl transferase family protein, translating into MLVRNKKFNILSKNLNQAYIEQPTTNNQQPTTSNQQPTAVIDIFFTSIKNPLKENLYEEYLYLLPKDLRERNARFMRWKDRHAHLFGKLLLIEALKKYNIENNIWDLIVYSKHKRPYFTLDEYDFNISHSGDYVLCAIGKNIKLGIDVEENRERNFDDFQNLMTTAQWEEIHSSKTPIKTFYKYWTIKESVIKADGRGFYIPLEELEVENNTVQVDDKRWFINNFALAEGYSTALATNKEVSFKMHELDFYI; encoded by the coding sequence ATGTTGGTTCGAAATAAAAAATTTAATATTCTTTCTAAGAATCTAAATCAAGCTTATATTGAGCAACCAACAACCAACAACCAACAACCAACAACCAGCAACCAGCAACCAACAGCCGTGATAGACATATTCTTCACATCCATTAAAAACCCACTTAAAGAAAATCTTTATGAGGAATATCTATACTTATTGCCAAAAGATTTACGAGAAAGAAATGCGCGATTCATGCGTTGGAAAGACAGACACGCACATTTATTTGGGAAATTGCTATTAATTGAAGCACTCAAAAAGTACAACATAGAAAACAACATTTGGGATCTCATTGTATATAGTAAGCACAAACGACCTTATTTTACCTTGGATGAATATGATTTTAACATCTCACATTCAGGAGATTATGTACTATGTGCGATAGGAAAAAACATTAAACTTGGTATTGATGTTGAAGAAAACCGAGAGCGAAACTTCGATGATTTCCAAAATCTTATGACAACTGCGCAATGGGAAGAAATTCATAGCTCAAAAACTCCGATCAAAACATTCTATAAATATTGGACGATTAAGGAAAGTGTGATCAAAGCAGACGGACGCGGATTTTACATACCTTTAGAAGAACTTGAAGTTGAGAACAATACAGTTCAAGTTGATGATAAACGCTGGTTTATAAACAATTTTGCACTGGCAGAAGGTTACAGCACTGCACTTGCAACAAACAAAGAAGTGAGCTTTAAAATGCACGAATTAGACTTTTATATTTAA